The Arthrobacter sp. NicSoilC5 genome has a window encoding:
- a CDS encoding helix-turn-helix domain-containing protein: protein MALIAPRVTAGLPAGEARSLTRALEDSNDITVFVDGTVHRLPGQARDAVVDLLARLGRGETVTVSSVEEMLTTSQAAELAGISHTYLRNMTDRGEIPVEYRGSHRRIRTADIMTWLGKQKLAEQKRKHEKDAGDHAGTAG from the coding sequence ATGGCACTGATAGCCCCCCGCGTCACGGCCGGCCTGCCCGCCGGCGAGGCCCGCAGCCTGACGCGCGCCCTCGAGGACAGCAATGACATCACCGTGTTCGTGGACGGAACGGTCCACCGGCTGCCCGGGCAGGCGAGGGACGCCGTCGTGGATCTCCTCGCCAGGCTGGGCCGCGGCGAAACGGTGACCGTGAGCAGCGTGGAGGAGATGCTGACCACCTCCCAGGCGGCCGAACTGGCCGGGATCTCGCACACCTACCTGCGCAACATGACGGACCGCGGCGAGATCCCGGTGGAGTACCGCGGATCGCACCGCCGGATCCGGACGGCCGACATCATGACGTGGCTTGGGAAGCAGAAGCTTGCGGAGCAAAAGCGCAAGCACGAAAAGGACGCCGGCGATCACGCCGGCACGGCCGGGTAG
- a CDS encoding ABC transporter family substrate-binding protein: protein MRKLNRIGGAAAVAAALALTACGGGGASGPETAKGQESGSDLSKLISINEKPASDLQQGGKVTLPLGNIGPDFNGFSNNGNSADNSALQIPMNPIAMNSGGIGGCWKVDFKGKVTPNTDFCESVDSVVKDGKQTITIKVNPKATYNDGTPIDVKAFKNTWNILKSPDAGYDIVSSGAYEFVDSVEAGSSDKEVIVKTSRPVFPVDSLFFGLIHPAVNTPEIFNEGFNGNMHPEWMAGPFKLDQYDTAAKTVTMVPNDKWWGQKPVLANVTFRQLETSAQIAAFKNGEIDAMSANTISLYKQLDGTKDADIRRGQRLFAGGLNLNAQRITDVNVRKAIFAAVDREALRKVRFNGLNWEEPSSGSMMLLPFSEYYQDNYPVKETGADAAKKVLTDAGYTANANGIMEKDGKPAAFKISNFGDDPTTLAVAQTLQKQLQAGGMDVGIDQRASADFGKVLGSREFDLSISGYTVGPDATDAVKQYYDSKVNENKLGDAELDKKIADLASIEDNAARNKAAMDVEKEHMAKYYSMGVVFNGPQISFVRTGLANYGPSLFQSTSQVPDWTTIGWVKK from the coding sequence ATGAGGAAACTGAACAGGATCGGCGGAGCTGCAGCCGTTGCTGCGGCCCTGGCGCTGACGGCCTGCGGCGGTGGCGGTGCCAGCGGCCCCGAAACAGCCAAAGGACAGGAATCCGGAAGCGACCTGTCCAAGCTGATCAGCATCAACGAGAAGCCGGCGTCCGACCTTCAGCAGGGCGGCAAGGTTACCCTTCCGCTGGGCAACATCGGCCCGGACTTCAACGGGTTCTCCAACAACGGCAACAGCGCGGACAACTCCGCCCTGCAGATCCCCATGAACCCGATCGCCATGAACAGCGGCGGCATCGGCGGCTGCTGGAAGGTTGACTTCAAGGGCAAGGTCACGCCCAACACGGACTTCTGCGAGTCGGTGGACAGCGTGGTCAAGGACGGCAAGCAGACCATCACCATCAAGGTGAACCCCAAGGCCACCTACAACGACGGCACGCCCATTGACGTCAAGGCCTTCAAGAACACCTGGAACATCCTCAAGAGCCCGGATGCCGGCTACGACATCGTCAGCTCGGGCGCCTATGAGTTCGTTGACTCCGTCGAGGCGGGCAGCAGCGACAAGGAAGTCATCGTCAAGACCAGCCGCCCGGTCTTCCCCGTGGATTCGCTCTTCTTCGGACTCATCCACCCGGCCGTCAACACCCCGGAGATCTTCAACGAGGGCTTCAACGGCAACATGCACCCGGAGTGGATGGCCGGCCCCTTCAAGCTGGACCAGTACGACACCGCCGCCAAGACGGTCACCATGGTTCCGAACGACAAGTGGTGGGGCCAGAAGCCGGTCCTGGCCAACGTGACCTTCCGCCAGCTGGAAACCAGCGCACAGATCGCCGCCTTCAAGAACGGTGAGATCGATGCCATGTCCGCCAACACCATCTCGCTCTACAAGCAGCTGGACGGCACCAAGGATGCGGACATCCGCCGCGGCCAGCGCCTCTTCGCCGGCGGCCTGAACCTGAATGCCCAGCGCATCACCGACGTCAACGTCCGCAAGGCCATCTTCGCTGCCGTGGACCGCGAAGCCCTCCGCAAGGTCCGCTTCAACGGCCTGAACTGGGAGGAGCCCAGCAGCGGTTCCATGATGCTCCTGCCGTTCTCGGAGTACTACCAGGACAACTACCCGGTCAAGGAAACCGGTGCCGATGCCGCCAAGAAGGTCCTCACTGACGCCGGCTACACGGCCAACGCCAACGGCATCATGGAGAAGGACGGCAAGCCCGCTGCCTTCAAGATCAGCAACTTCGGCGACGACCCCACCACCCTGGCCGTGGCACAGACCCTGCAGAAGCAGCTCCAGGCCGGCGGCATGGATGTGGGCATTGACCAGCGCGCCTCCGCCGACTTCGGCAAGGTGCTGGGCAGCCGCGAGTTCGACCTGAGCATCTCCGGCTACACCGTGGGCCCGGATGCCACCGACGCCGTCAAGCAGTACTACGACTCCAAGGTCAACGAGAACAAGCTGGGCGACGCCGAGCTGGACAAGAAGATCGCCGACCTCGCCTCCATCGAGGACAACGCAGCCCGCAACAAGGCAGCCATGGACGTGGAGAAGGAGCACATGGCCAAGTACTACTCCATGGGCGTGGTCTTCAACGGCCCGCAGATCTCCTTCGTCCGCACCGGACTGGCCAACTACGGTCCGTCCCTCTTCCAGAGCACCTCGCAGGTCCCGGACTGGACCACCATCGGCTGGGTCAAGAAGTAA
- a CDS encoding PucR family transcriptional regulator: MQQQGVEQLVEQVAQKLGRGLSLEDLDGLLLAYSSNQSHADRVRVNFLLSKKVPADVSAWQLSHGIATAVRPVVVPANPDLGMLGRVCVPLMVRGFRVGYLWVQQDSAEESPTAILTQLPGVNHELELLSGLLLDSNTAESEFRRGREREFLAACAGEPNAVAAVAGWKEVQGRGPWQMVTVLDADGWASGPDPIASTLIHRSTALQATVGVDAALFSAGTETHSVVLFRESTGRANHAQVLVHYQLELAKRSGRPVHRIILGISEGFAKTRQLSEAYRQSRMAAQAAAVDPQLGELVDCRATGVYQLLASAGGGVGAWADSGSVYFRMLEDHDRNGELIPVLELLYDNDGSVQDVATKLHLHRSSIYNRLGRIRQLLGVDPLKGMPRLELHAALKMRRWAARPRI, from the coding sequence ATGCAGCAGCAGGGTGTGGAACAGCTCGTCGAACAGGTGGCGCAGAAGCTGGGCCGTGGCCTGTCCCTTGAGGACCTGGACGGACTGCTGCTCGCCTACAGCTCCAACCAGTCCCATGCCGACCGCGTGCGGGTGAACTTCCTGTTGAGCAAGAAGGTTCCGGCGGACGTGAGCGCATGGCAGCTCTCCCATGGCATTGCCACTGCCGTGCGGCCCGTGGTGGTTCCGGCCAACCCGGACCTGGGCATGCTGGGCCGGGTGTGCGTCCCGCTGATGGTGCGCGGCTTCCGGGTGGGTTACCTCTGGGTGCAGCAGGACTCGGCGGAGGAAAGCCCGACGGCGATCCTCACCCAACTGCCCGGCGTCAACCACGAGCTGGAGCTGCTGTCCGGGCTCCTGCTCGACTCGAACACGGCCGAATCCGAATTCCGGCGGGGCCGTGAGCGGGAATTCCTGGCCGCCTGTGCCGGAGAACCCAATGCCGTGGCCGCCGTGGCCGGGTGGAAGGAAGTCCAGGGCAGGGGTCCATGGCAGATGGTCACGGTGCTGGACGCGGACGGCTGGGCCAGCGGCCCGGACCCCATCGCGTCCACCCTGATCCACCGGTCCACCGCACTCCAGGCCACGGTGGGGGTGGACGCCGCCCTCTTCAGCGCCGGCACGGAGACGCATTCGGTGGTGCTGTTCCGCGAATCGACCGGCCGGGCCAACCATGCACAGGTCCTGGTGCACTACCAGCTGGAGCTGGCCAAGCGCTCCGGCCGCCCGGTGCACCGGATCATCCTGGGGATCAGTGAAGGCTTCGCCAAGACCCGCCAGCTCTCCGAGGCATACCGGCAGTCACGGATGGCGGCCCAGGCCGCCGCGGTGGATCCCCAGCTGGGCGAGCTGGTGGACTGCAGGGCCACCGGCGTGTACCAGTTGCTCGCGTCCGCCGGGGGAGGGGTGGGGGCGTGGGCTGATTCCGGGTCGGTGTACTTCCGGATGCTCGAGGACCACGACCGCAACGGCGAGCTGATTCCGGTCCTGGAGCTGCTCTATGACAATGACGGCTCAGTCCAGGATGTGGCCACCAAGCTCCACCTGCACCGCAGCAGCATCTACAACAGGCTGGGGCGGATCCGGCAGCTGCTGGGGGTGGACCCGCTGAAGGGGATGCCCCGGCTGGAACTGCACGCCGCCCTCAAGATGCGGCGGTGGGCGGCGCGGCCCAGGATTTGA
- a CDS encoding ABC transporter ATP-binding protein — MSSETTTGATDPSRPAVERLHVAGLHAPGDAVLSVRDLNVRFNTENGIVHAVRGVDFDLMPGKTLGIVGESGSGKSVTSLAVMGLLPPTAQVSGSVRLKGRELLGLSDKDMCKYRGNDLAMVFQDPLSSLTPVFTVGTQIIEALTIHHPTMSRTAKEARAVELLAMVGIPSPKDRLKAFPHEFSGGMRQRVMIAIAIANNPRVLIADEPTTALDVTIQAQVLEVLHTAQEETGAAVVMITHDLGVVAGMADDIMVMYAGRPVETGAVDDIYYNPRMPYTMGLLGAVPRVDVAEKSSLVPIEGMPPNLLHAPTGCSFAARCPLASEACLDGEPALAPVDDGARHRAACIKSGSLGGTVDVHDVFAAPPVPVSRFDAIPREERSTVLQLTDVRKHFPLTRGALIKRRIGTVKAVDGLSFDIREGECFSIVGESGSGKTTTLLEIMEFHPDQDGEVVIGGLSNKQAADARTKAKMRRELQMVFQDPTGALDPRFTVYEVLAEPLQNAGMDRAAIRKRIMELMKLVGLQPDHVNRFPNQFSGGQRQRIGIARALAVNPKLVVLDEPVSALDVSVQAGVINLLDHLRAELGLSYLLVAHDLSVVRHISNRVAVMYLGKIVEIGAVERVFDNPRHPYTRALLSAIPVPDPQLERTRERIILQGDLPSPLQAPKGCNFATRCPVFAALPPAKQEKCLTLEPPLETASSATDQQFACFFPDGELDEDMLVVHEPVDHHAP; from the coding sequence ATGAGCAGCGAAACCACCACCGGAGCCACGGACCCATCACGTCCAGCCGTGGAGCGCCTGCACGTGGCAGGGCTCCACGCCCCCGGCGACGCCGTCCTGTCCGTCCGCGACCTGAACGTCCGCTTCAATACGGAGAACGGCATTGTGCACGCCGTCAGGGGCGTCGACTTCGACCTGATGCCGGGCAAGACGCTGGGGATTGTGGGCGAATCGGGGTCCGGCAAGTCCGTCACCTCGCTGGCCGTCATGGGGCTCCTCCCGCCCACGGCCCAGGTCTCCGGCTCCGTCCGGCTCAAGGGCCGGGAACTGCTGGGTCTCAGCGACAAGGACATGTGCAAGTACCGCGGCAACGACCTCGCCATGGTCTTCCAGGACCCGCTGTCATCCCTCACCCCGGTGTTCACCGTGGGCACCCAGATCATCGAAGCGCTCACCATCCACCACCCCACCATGAGCAGGACGGCCAAGGAAGCCCGCGCCGTCGAACTTCTGGCCATGGTGGGGATTCCCAGCCCCAAGGACAGGCTGAAGGCCTTCCCGCACGAATTTTCCGGCGGCATGCGCCAGCGCGTGATGATCGCCATCGCCATAGCCAACAACCCCCGGGTCCTGATCGCCGATGAGCCCACCACGGCCCTGGACGTCACCATCCAGGCCCAGGTCCTGGAGGTGCTCCACACGGCGCAGGAGGAGACCGGCGCCGCCGTCGTCATGATCACGCACGATCTTGGCGTGGTGGCCGGGATGGCAGACGACATCATGGTCATGTACGCAGGCAGGCCGGTGGAAACCGGTGCCGTGGATGACATCTACTACAACCCGCGGATGCCCTACACCATGGGCCTGCTGGGCGCGGTGCCCCGCGTGGATGTGGCAGAGAAATCCTCGCTCGTTCCCATCGAGGGCATGCCGCCCAACCTGCTGCACGCCCCCACCGGCTGCTCGTTCGCTGCCCGCTGCCCCCTGGCCTCGGAGGCGTGCCTGGACGGTGAGCCCGCCCTGGCACCCGTTGACGACGGCGCCCGGCACCGCGCGGCGTGCATCAAGTCCGGCTCACTCGGCGGAACCGTGGATGTGCACGACGTATTCGCTGCGCCGCCCGTGCCGGTGTCCCGCTTCGATGCCATTCCCAGGGAGGAGCGGTCCACTGTCCTGCAGCTCACGGACGTCCGCAAGCACTTCCCGCTGACCAGGGGCGCCCTGATCAAGCGGAGGATCGGCACGGTTAAGGCCGTGGACGGCCTGAGCTTCGATATCCGCGAAGGCGAATGTTTCTCCATCGTGGGCGAATCCGGATCCGGAAAGACCACCACGCTGCTGGAAATCATGGAGTTCCACCCGGACCAGGACGGCGAGGTGGTGATTGGCGGCCTGAGCAACAAGCAGGCAGCCGATGCCCGGACCAAAGCCAAAATGCGGCGCGAACTCCAGATGGTGTTCCAGGACCCCACGGGCGCACTGGATCCGCGGTTCACGGTGTACGAAGTCCTTGCCGAGCCCCTGCAGAACGCGGGCATGGACCGGGCCGCGATCAGGAAGCGGATCATGGAGCTGATGAAGCTCGTGGGCCTGCAGCCGGACCACGTCAACCGCTTCCCCAACCAGTTCTCGGGCGGCCAGCGCCAGCGGATCGGGATAGCCCGCGCACTGGCCGTGAACCCCAAGCTGGTGGTCCTGGACGAGCCCGTCTCGGCCCTTGATGTCTCCGTCCAGGCCGGTGTCATTAACTTGCTGGACCACCTGCGCGCCGAACTGGGCCTGAGCTACCTGCTCGTGGCGCACGATCTCTCGGTGGTCCGCCACATCTCCAACCGGGTGGCCGTCATGTACCTGGGAAAGATCGTGGAGATCGGCGCCGTGGAACGGGTGTTCGACAACCCCCGCCACCCCTACACCCGCGCCCTCCTCTCCGCGATCCCCGTGCCGGACCCCCAGCTGGAACGCACCCGCGAACGCATCATCCTCCAGGGCGACCTGCCCTCGCCGCTGCAGGCACCGAAGGGCTGCAATTTTGCCACCCGCTGTCCCGTCTTCGCCGCACTCCCGCCGGCCAAGCAGGAGAAGTGCCTCACACTTGAACCGCCCCTGGAAACGGCGTCCTCCGCCACGGACCAGCAGTTCGCCTGCTTCTTCCCGGACGGGGAGCTGGACGAGGACATGCTGGTGGTCCACGAACCGGTAGACCACCATGCGCCCTAG
- the ald gene encoding alanine dehydrogenase, whose amino-acid sequence MIIGVPKEIKNNEFRVAITAAGVHEFLTHGHTVLVERGAGLGSGITDEEYSIAGAEIVNEADDVWARADMVMKVKEPIKSEYHRFRKGLILFTYLHLAAEPELTTELINSGVTAIAYETVQEGRSLPLLAPMSEVAGRLSVQVGATSLMAPAGGKGVLMGGVPGVRPAKVVVLGAGVAGTNAAAMALGLGADVTILDININRLRELDAQYQGRLKTVASNTYEIEKSVVDADLVIGSVLIPGAKAPKLVTNDLVARMKPGSVLVDIAVDQGGCFEDTHPTTHQEPTYKVHNTIFYCVANMPGAVPNTSTYALTNVTLRYAVSLANLGVKAAFDRDPALAAGLNIAAGHVAHHSVSEAHNLPLVADWHELVSA is encoded by the coding sequence ATGATCATCGGCGTCCCCAAAGAAATCAAGAACAACGAATTCCGCGTGGCCATCACCGCGGCAGGCGTCCACGAGTTCCTCACCCACGGGCACACCGTGCTGGTGGAGCGCGGGGCCGGCCTGGGCTCGGGCATCACCGACGAGGAATACTCGATCGCCGGCGCCGAGATCGTCAACGAGGCCGATGACGTCTGGGCCCGCGCCGACATGGTGATGAAGGTCAAGGAACCCATCAAGTCCGAGTACCACCGCTTCCGCAAGGGCCTGATCCTCTTCACCTACCTGCACCTGGCTGCCGAGCCGGAGCTCACCACGGAGCTCATCAACTCCGGCGTCACCGCCATCGCGTACGAAACCGTCCAGGAGGGCCGGTCCCTCCCCCTGCTGGCACCGATGTCCGAAGTTGCCGGCCGCCTCTCCGTCCAGGTCGGTGCCACCTCTCTGATGGCCCCCGCCGGCGGCAAGGGCGTCCTGATGGGCGGCGTGCCCGGCGTCCGTCCCGCCAAGGTGGTTGTCCTGGGCGCCGGTGTTGCCGGCACCAACGCCGCAGCCATGGCCCTGGGCCTGGGCGCCGACGTTACCATCCTGGACATCAACATCAACCGCCTGCGCGAACTGGACGCCCAGTACCAGGGCCGGTTGAAGACCGTTGCCTCCAACACGTACGAGATCGAAAAGTCTGTGGTGGACGCCGACCTGGTGATCGGTTCCGTCCTCATCCCCGGCGCCAAGGCGCCCAAGCTGGTCACGAACGACCTCGTGGCCCGGATGAAGCCCGGCTCCGTCCTGGTGGACATCGCCGTGGACCAGGGCGGCTGCTTCGAGGACACCCACCCCACCACGCACCAGGAACCCACGTACAAGGTGCACAACACCATCTTCTACTGCGTCGCCAACATGCCTGGCGCCGTACCCAACACCTCCACGTACGCGCTGACCAACGTCACCCTGCGCTACGCGGTGTCCTTGGCAAACCTGGGCGTCAAGGCCGCCTTCGACCGCGACCCCGCCCTGGCTGCGGGCCTCAACATCGCCGCGGGCCACGTGGCACACCACTCCGTGTCCGAGGCCCACAACCTGCCCCTCGTGGCTGACTGGCACGAGCTCGTCTCCGCTTAA
- the ptsP gene encoding phosphoenolpyruvate--protein phosphotransferase, with the protein MQNFPGVGVSPGRVIGTIRQMPKPISEPPAGEQLAPDTTAEEATAALKAASQAVHDELKERAAHAIGDGKAVLEATALMAKDTMLIKGAAKLVARGVSAERAIWESGSSVSEMLHNLGGYMAERATDVLDVRARIVAALRGVPAPGIPASNTPFVLVAEDLAPADTATLDPNKVLALVTAGGGPQSHTAIIARSLGLPAVVAAVGVDELPDGTEVYVDGAAGSITAEPDETLRATAEAWAATASLLAEFTGTGTTADGHQVPLLANVGGGKDAEAAAKLGAQGVGLFRTEFCFLERDTEPSVEEQAAAYKSVFDAFPGKKVVLRTLDAGADKPLPFLTDSTEPNPALGVRGYRTDFTTPGVLDRQLEAIALAQQQSQADVWVMAPMISTAEEASRFASMCADAGIKTPGVMVEVPSAALTAEAILREVSFASLGTNDLTQYAMAADRQLGPLANLNTPWQPAVLRLVGLTVEGSRAEGHDKPVGVCGEAAADPALAVVLTGLGVSTLSMTARSLAAVAAVLKTVTLSEAQELAKLALSAPSATEARAWVREKLPVLEELGL; encoded by the coding sequence GTGCAGAACTTCCCAGGAGTAGGCGTCAGCCCAGGCCGCGTCATCGGCACCATCCGGCAGATGCCCAAACCCATCAGTGAGCCTCCCGCCGGTGAACAGCTGGCTCCGGACACCACTGCCGAGGAAGCCACCGCAGCCCTGAAGGCAGCTTCCCAGGCGGTGCACGACGAACTGAAGGAGCGCGCCGCGCACGCCATCGGTGACGGCAAGGCTGTCCTGGAAGCCACTGCACTGATGGCCAAGGACACCATGCTGATCAAAGGGGCGGCCAAGCTGGTGGCCCGGGGTGTTTCTGCCGAACGCGCCATCTGGGAATCCGGCTCCTCCGTGTCCGAGATGCTGCACAACCTGGGCGGCTACATGGCCGAACGGGCCACCGACGTCCTGGACGTCCGTGCCCGGATTGTCGCCGCGCTGCGGGGCGTCCCCGCACCCGGCATCCCCGCCTCCAACACCCCGTTCGTGCTGGTGGCAGAGGACCTTGCCCCCGCGGACACGGCAACCCTTGACCCGAACAAGGTCCTGGCGCTGGTCACCGCCGGCGGCGGCCCCCAGTCCCACACGGCGATCATCGCCCGCTCCCTCGGCCTGCCCGCCGTGGTTGCCGCCGTGGGCGTCGACGAACTCCCCGACGGCACCGAGGTCTACGTGGACGGCGCAGCCGGCAGCATCACCGCCGAACCCGACGAGACCCTCCGTGCCACCGCGGAAGCCTGGGCAGCCACGGCGTCGCTGCTGGCTGAGTTCACCGGCACGGGTACGACGGCGGATGGCCACCAGGTGCCACTGCTCGCCAACGTGGGTGGCGGCAAGGACGCCGAAGCTGCCGCCAAGCTCGGAGCCCAGGGCGTAGGCCTCTTCCGCACCGAGTTCTGCTTCCTGGAGCGGGACACCGAACCTTCCGTTGAGGAGCAGGCGGCTGCCTACAAGAGCGTTTTCGATGCCTTCCCCGGCAAGAAGGTGGTGCTGCGTACGCTGGATGCGGGCGCGGACAAGCCCCTGCCCTTCCTGACCGATTCCACGGAGCCCAACCCTGCCCTCGGCGTCCGTGGCTACCGCACGGACTTCACCACCCCCGGCGTCCTGGACCGGCAGCTCGAAGCCATCGCCCTGGCCCAGCAGCAGTCCCAGGCCGACGTCTGGGTCATGGCCCCCATGATCTCCACCGCGGAGGAAGCCTCTCGCTTCGCCTCGATGTGCGCAGACGCCGGCATCAAGACCCCCGGCGTCATGGTGGAGGTCCCCTCCGCGGCCCTGACCGCCGAGGCCATCCTCCGCGAAGTCAGCTTCGCCAGCCTGGGCACCAACGACCTCACGCAGTACGCCATGGCTGCCGACCGCCAGCTCGGCCCGCTCGCCAATCTGAACACCCCCTGGCAGCCCGCGGTCCTGCGCCTCGTGGGACTGACCGTCGAGGGGTCCCGCGCGGAGGGCCACGACAAGCCCGTGGGCGTCTGTGGTGAGGCTGCCGCCGATCCTGCCCTCGCCGTCGTCCTTACCGGCCTTGGCGTCAGCACCCTGTCCATGACCGCGCGGTCCCTTGCCGCGGTGGCCGCGGTCCTGAAGACCGTGACCCTGTCCGAGGCCCAGGAACTGGCCAAGCTGGCCCTGTCCGCGCCGAGCGCCACCGAAGCCCGCGCCTGGGTGCGGGAAAAGCTGCCGGTCCTGGAGGAACTGGGGCTCTGA
- a CDS encoding alpha/beta hydrolase: MAWPRRRKDVSLHSADVEANGLHGRIFWAHGTPPPGPDAAGAPAAPAYVLIHGIGVSHRYLRRLHGELSAVAPTYSLDLPGFAGTPRPERQLSIADYGAFIAQALKASGIGSYILVGHSMGVQFAIEAALYAPGQAHRLVLMGPVVDARYRSVQRQGLALFLDALLRENASSNWLVFSDYFRCGPRWYFTELPVMMAYPTERRLAGINVPVLVLRGNHDQVAGADWSLRLSQVVPEGSFVEIQRAGHVVQHLRPRQVAEAIKSWAAPPTAAS; this comes from the coding sequence ATGGCGTGGCCGCGGCGACGGAAAGACGTTTCGCTTCACTCTGCCGACGTGGAAGCAAACGGTTTGCATGGCCGCATCTTCTGGGCTCACGGGACGCCGCCTCCCGGACCGGACGCTGCCGGAGCCCCCGCCGCGCCCGCCTATGTCCTCATCCACGGCATCGGCGTCTCCCACCGCTACCTTCGCCGCCTCCACGGCGAACTCTCCGCCGTTGCCCCCACGTATTCGCTGGACCTGCCGGGCTTCGCCGGGACGCCCAGGCCGGAGCGGCAGCTGTCCATTGCAGACTACGGCGCCTTCATCGCCCAGGCCCTGAAGGCAAGCGGCATTGGCTCCTACATCCTGGTGGGACATTCCATGGGCGTGCAGTTCGCCATCGAAGCCGCCCTCTACGCCCCGGGGCAGGCCCACCGGCTGGTGCTCATGGGGCCGGTGGTGGACGCCCGGTACCGGAGCGTGCAGCGGCAAGGGCTGGCGCTTTTCCTGGACGCCCTCCTCCGCGAAAACGCGTCCTCCAACTGGCTCGTCTTCTCGGACTACTTCCGCTGCGGACCGCGCTGGTACTTCACCGAACTCCCCGTCATGATGGCCTACCCCACGGAGCGGCGGCTGGCCGGCATCAATGTGCCCGTCCTGGTGCTGCGCGGCAACCACGACCAGGTGGCCGGCGCCGACTGGTCGCTCCGGCTCTCGCAGGTGGTGCCGGAGGGAAGCTTCGTGGAGATCCAGCGCGCCGGACATGTGGTCCAGCACCTGCGTCCGCGGCAGGTGGCGGAGGCCATCAAATCCTGGGCCGCGCCGCCCACCGCCGCATCTTGA
- a CDS encoding Gfo/Idh/MocA family oxidoreductase: MTGTEGAPRTIRTAVVGYGLAGSVFHAPLLAANTSYSLDVVATSDAGRQASASSRLPGVEVVRDGADVVRRAADLDLVVLATPPMTHFPLAKAALEAGLDVVVDKPFAVTSAQGEELIALAGHLGRVLTVFHNRRWDGDFLTLQKLLAAQALGRVTRFESRFERWSPAIAKAWKARATASDGGGVLFDLGSHLIDQALQLFGPATILHAELQARRSDERADDDVFLVLQHQSGVISHLAMNVLCAQQGPRFRVLGSIGGFTKNGVDPQEPYIVAGGSPLDGDYGVEAPEWAGLLGRDGHLDRLPTERGNYPEFYRLLAARILDGGAQSSLPLPVNPEDAVEVLKIIERARELGVK, translated from the coding sequence ATGACCGGAACTGAAGGCGCCCCCCGCACCATCCGCACCGCCGTCGTCGGCTACGGGCTTGCCGGCAGCGTCTTCCACGCGCCGCTGCTGGCAGCCAACACCAGCTACTCGCTGGACGTCGTTGCAACGTCCGACGCCGGGCGGCAGGCAAGTGCCTCGTCCCGGCTTCCCGGGGTGGAGGTGGTGCGCGACGGCGCTGACGTCGTCAGGCGGGCAGCGGACCTTGACCTTGTGGTCCTGGCGACGCCGCCCATGACCCATTTCCCCCTGGCAAAGGCCGCGTTGGAGGCGGGGCTGGACGTGGTGGTGGACAAGCCGTTCGCGGTCACCAGCGCGCAGGGCGAGGAACTCATTGCGTTGGCGGGGCATCTGGGCCGGGTGCTCACCGTGTTCCACAACCGCCGGTGGGACGGGGATTTCCTGACCCTCCAAAAGCTGCTGGCGGCCCAGGCCCTGGGCCGGGTGACCCGGTTCGAGTCGCGGTTCGAGCGGTGGTCCCCGGCCATCGCCAAAGCCTGGAAAGCGCGGGCCACCGCTTCCGACGGCGGAGGCGTCCTGTTCGACCTGGGCAGCCACCTGATCGACCAGGCACTGCAGCTGTTCGGCCCGGCCACCATCCTCCACGCGGAACTGCAGGCGCGGCGGTCCGATGAGCGGGCTGACGACGACGTCTTCCTGGTCCTGCAACACCAGTCGGGAGTGATCAGCCACCTGGCCATGAACGTGCTGTGCGCCCAGCAGGGGCCGCGCTTCCGGGTGCTGGGTTCGATCGGCGGCTTCACCAAGAACGGCGTGGACCCGCAGGAGCCCTACATCGTGGCAGGTGGCAGCCCGCTGGACGGGGACTACGGCGTGGAAGCTCCGGAGTGGGCCGGGCTCCTGGGCCGCGACGGACACCTGGACCGTCTGCCCACCGAACGCGGGAACTACCCGGAGTTCTACCGCCTGCTGGCAGCCAGGATCCTCGACGGCGGAGCACAGTCATCCCTGCCCCTCCCCGTAAACCCGGAAGACGCCGTCGAGGTCCTCAAAATCATCGAGAGGGCCAGGGAGCTTGGGGTTAAATGA